Proteins co-encoded in one Arachis stenosperma cultivar V10309 chromosome 7, arast.V10309.gnm1.PFL2, whole genome shotgun sequence genomic window:
- the LOC130940241 gene encoding 60S ribosomal protein L18a-like protein, whose amino-acid sequence MTAQDKPSTVTSHHHHSPAQSPPPPPSNAAVTSHHHHSSPPPPPHSAAPPQPYPAAQYGTFQGVSNYPPPPRDPHPAIGFPHPVPPPGAADHSAPHPPYYPHGYQAVPGYAVAEGRPVREPRLGCCGLGCGWCLFILGFLLAGIPWYVGAIIMLCSRVDHREKPGYVACIIAAVLATIAIILGVTKGADDWDW is encoded by the exons ATGACTGCACAAGACAAACCCTCTACCGTcacatcccatcaccaccactCTCCTGCTCAGTCACCACCACCACCCCCCTCCAACGCCGCCGTCACATCCCACCACCACCACTCTTCACCGCCACCGCCCCCTCATTCCGCAGCGCCACCTCAGCCCTACCCTGCTGCTCAGTACGGCACCTTCCAAGGCGTCTCCAACTACCCTCCGCCTCCGCGGGATCCTCACCCAGCCATCGGGTTTCCCCACCCTGTTCCGCCGCCTGGCGCCGCCGACCACTCGGCTCCTCATCCTCCTTATTACCCTCATGGCTACCAAGCAGTTCCTG GTTATGCAGTTGCTGAAGGAAGACCTGTACGAGAACCCCGCCTTGGTTGCTGTGGTCTTGGTTGCGGCTGGTGCCT GTTTATATTAGGCTTCTTGCTTGCTGGTATTCCATGGTATGTCGGAGCAATAATTATGCTCTGTTCCAGAGTAGACCATCGGGAGAAACCTGGATATGTTGCGTGTATAATTGCT GCTGTTCTGGCGACAATTGCTATTATTCTTGGCGTGACAAAGGGTGCAGATGACTGGGACTGGTAA